ATATTAATTTCAACTCGCTTGTGCAACGGTACAAACAGATGATGTTGAGTTGTTTAATTTCCCCTTCCTTAATTGCTCGCAGCCGAACTTGATGGACAACCAGCAGCTCCAGTTCCAGCAAGCGttgcagcagcagcacctgctgcTGGACCAGATCCCGGCGACGACGGCGGAGAGCTGCGACAACACGGGgcgcggcggtggtggccgggggTCCGACCCACTGGCCGACGAGTTCGAGAGCAAGTCCGGCAGCGAGAACGTGGACGGCGTCTCCGTGGACGACCAGGACGACCCCAACCAGCGGCCCAGCAAGAAGAAGCGCTACCACCGCCACACCCTGCATCAGATCCAGGAGATGGAAGCGTAATGACCCTCATGCATGCTATACTACATGCTTCTCTTTAGTTTGTTCTCGATCTCCTCGTCATTAATTCTACATGGATTGTTCTTGAAATGCATTGGTGATCAATTTTGCATCGACTTTTAGTACTTCCTGTCAATGTTTGGTTTACAAAAAAAAGATAGGCATGATGAAATGTTGTAGTTGGTTTACTGAATTTAataaggagagagagaggagaagccgGTCATCAGTTCGGTTACTGAATTTAATAAGGTGCGAGCATTCACTGACACTGATTTAAGCTTACGCACAAGTCCATATCTTTTTTTCCTTCACAAAGTATTGCATTCGTTGACCCAATGCAAATGTTTTTTTTTTTGGCTCTTTAGCTAGCTCTTATTCTCCAAACAATCCCCACCCCCACACCAATAAAAACACCAAGAAAAAAACACAAACAAACAATAGCATTCAAGAAGTAGGACTTCTGCGTTCGCACTGGTCTAGCTTTCTTtctcttggcagctagcttattattCCATATTTTCTAGAAACATTAATTCATTCGTCAATCACTCACACTCACAAAATACTCATCTTTTCTTGAAAATTGGGTTCAACGGATGGCCAGTTTCTTCAAGGAATGCCCGCACCCGGACGACAAGCAGCGCAAGGAGCTGAGTCGGGAGCTGGGTCTGGTACCCCTCCAGGTCAAGTTCTGGTTCCAGAACAAGCGCACGCAAATGAAGGTGACGATCCTGACTAATCTCGCCCTGTTCTTCGCTCTCCTGTGCGTTCAGTTGTGTGACTAATCTCAACTGCAAAGGCAGACGCGTCGTCGCAACTACTTCATTTAAGCCTCTGACCTAGCGTCTGGCAGGCAGCATTCATGGCCTATTACTATATCTGGACAAAGCTTGGCCACACACACCCGTGTCCTTTTCTGCATGCGCGCTGCCAAATGTCCTGCCGCAGCCTGCCAGGCAGTGGCTGGCACCAGCCATGGTCAAACCCCACCCCATGCTATGCATTGCGATTGCATGCACATGCACGTCTTGCTCCTCCTGCTggctggtggctgctgctgctattGCTGACGCCTACCCCTACCTGGCAAGGGTCAAGTGACTCAGGAACAGCTGCCGATAGATTACAGCACTGCTGCTACTGTTACTGCACCTAATACAATGCATGGTTTGTACATTAGTTACTGTACTGTGCGACAACGGCCGTATAGTAGTAGATCGAGACGCTCCGGCCGGTCCATCATCTATCATGCATGGACCGCATCCTGACGGTGATCCATGGCGTGTGCGTGTGCGTCGACTTGCAGAACCAGCACGAGCGGCAGGAGAACTCGCAGCTGAGGGCGGAGAACGAGAAGCTGCGCGCGGAGAACATGCGGTACAAGGAGGCCCTCAGCAGCGCGTCCTGCCCCAACTGCGGCGGGCCGGCCGCGCTCGGCGAGATGTCCTTCGACGAGCACCACCTCCGCGTCGAGAACGCGCGGCTCCGGGAGGAGATCGACAGGATCTCCGCCATCGCCGCCAAGTACGTGGGCAAGCCCATGGTGTCCTTCCCCGTGCTGTCCAGCCCGCTCGCTGGGGCGCGTCCGTCGCCGCTGGACATCGACAGCGGTGGCGTACTGGGGGGTGCTGCCACTTATGGCGGCGCCGCTGACAtcttcggcggcggcggcggcgtcgctGCTTGTGGTGCGGCCAGGGATTGTGACAAGCCTATGATTGTGGAGCTGGCTGTGACGGCCATGGAGGAGCTGGTTCGGATGGCGCAGCTGGACGAGCCGCTGTGGAACGCGCCGGCAGGCGGGCACGACGGGTCTGCTGAGACGCTGAACGAGGAGGAGTACGCGCGCATGTTCGTCCCTGCTGGAGGGCTCGGGCTAAAAAAGCAGTACGGGTTCAAGTCGGAGGCGTCGCGCGACAGCTCCGTCGTCATCATGACCCATGCCAGCCTCGTCGAGATCCTCATGGACGTGGTATGTGCCGTGTGCGTGCGTGTGATCCTCCATGCGCAAAGAGTACAACGTTTCTTGTGATAAAAATCGTCAGGATATATTTGAAGTTGTGGATTTTAATTCAACTAGCTTCTCCATGCATATGCCCAGAATCAGTATGCGACGGTGTTCTCGAGCATCGTGTCGAGAGCTGCGACGCTGGAGGTGCTGTCCACCGGCGTGGCTGGGAACTACAATGGCGCATTGCAAGTGGTGCGTGTTCTGAAACATGCATGAGATGCATAGGTAGTTTCTTCATGCCATCTCTGCTGTTGGTTTTGCTGAAGTAATGTTGGGAATTTCGCAGATGTCGGTTGAGTTTCAGGTGCCTTCCCCACTGGTGCCGACTAGGGATAGCTATTTCGTGAGGTACTGCAAGCAGAACGCGGATGGAACATGGGCCGTCGTCGACGTCTCGCTGGACACCAGCTCAGTCCTCAAGTGCCGGCGCCGGCCGTCGGGATGCCTGATCCAGGAAATGCCCAATGGCTACTCAAAGGTCTGTGGTCTCTGTACGTCCATGATTGAGATTCTCAGTACAGTAGCCGATGGTTCAGATCATGAGATTTGTACTGTATCATCATCAGGTGACCTGGGTGGAACACGTCGAGGTGGATGACAGGTCGGTAAACGGCATCTACAAACTGCTGGTGGACTCAGGGCTCGCCTTCGGTGCACGCCGATGGGTCGGAACGCTGGACCGCCAGTGCGAGCGCCTTGCCAGTGTCATGGCCAGCAACATTCCGACCAGTGACATCGGCGGTAAGCTTGCTTTCTGTAACCTAGCTCTGTGCCATGCACACACCACCATATATATGATCATTTGCTGCATGCAGTGATCACtagcacggaggggaggaagagcaTGCTGAAGCTGGCTGAGAGGATGGTGACGAGCTTCTGCGGTGGCGTGACGGCCTCAGCCGCGCACCAGTGGACGACGCTGTCCGGCAGTGGTGCTGACGACGTCCGTGTCATGACCAGGAAGAGCGTCGACGACCCTGGCAGGCCGCCGGGCATAGTCCTCAATGCTGCCACCTCTTTCTGGCTCCCTATCACACCCAAGCGTGTCTTCGACTTCCTCCGTGACGAAAGCTCTCGCAGCGAGGCACGCACCCGCGCGCCCACCCATACCCAGTTTTTTTTTAATCGAGAACACGTTCTACCTAGCTATGAAccgccttttctttttttcttttttctttttttgcaGTGGGACATCCTCTCCAATGGCGGCGTCGTTCAAGAAATGGCTCACATTGCCAATGGCCGCGACCATGGCAACTGCGTCTCGCTTCTTCGTGTCAATGTAAGCATGGTGCTGTGATGATCGAGTTTGGCATGTCGTCATTCATCGGTGCATGTGATAACGCTTGCCTTGTATCTAACATTATGAACCGTCTTAATTTGCTTCTGCGTCATCGCCACCACACAGCAGAGCACCAACTCGACCCAAAGCAACATGCTGATCCTGCAAGAGAGCTGCACGGACGCCTCGGGCTCGTACGTCATCTATGCGCCGGTGGACGTGGTGGCCATGAACGTGGTCCTCAACGGCGGCGACCCCGACTACGTGGCGCTCCTGCCCTCTGGCTTCGCCATCCTGCCCGACGGCCCGTCAGGCAGCAGCAACATgcaaggcggtggcggtggcggcgtCGGCTCAGGCGGGTCGCTCCTGACGGTGGCGTTCCAGATCTTGGTcgactccgtccccaccgccaagCTCTCGCTGGGGTCGGTGGCGACCGTGAACAGCCTCATCGCCCGCACCGTGGAGCGCATCAAGGCGGCGGTCTCCGGCGAGAGTGTTACCCAGCAGTAGCTAGCTTAGTCGAATCAGACACTCTTCTTATCCTTGCATCATTGAAGGTATGATTAAAAACCCAATCATATGAAGGTTTACAATTTGCAAGATTTCATCCCGTTGTTTCGTCTGATCATCGTCGGTCGCCGCCTTTAATTTGCAGGAGCAGCAAGTTTTAGAGCTTTCATCAGTGGGAAGTCAAGAACGCACCTCAGACTCTCCTTGCCATGTGGTGCTCATAGTTCGAGTTCTTTTTTCGCCTAGTTTCCCCAAAATTTCTGGGTAGAAATATTTCAGTCGCGCAACAAGAAAATGAGTCACCACTACGCAAGGGTTGTTGGTTCGggtattgacttcctctacatgtCGGCCTCTCGGATGCTGCTACCTCTGAATTTAggcttctttttcttctcttgtGGGATACAAAAACCGTAATTTAGCATGTAATTTGTGCTGTTGCTGCAGTTGTTCAGATTTATCCAGCATATATCCTGGATTCCCCAAATTGAGATTTATTTGTGTCCCTTAGTTTTGTGTCTAGCCACCATCTCAGACGTGCCTGTGTGTCTCAGTTATTGCCTTGTGCTTGCATACTTGCGTTATTGCTGAGTGTCTTCACTGCTATTTTGCAGCTTTTAAATTCTCAGTTAGTTTACTTATAGAGCCATGGCCTAATATTCCTGCTGTTTTCGAAAGAATGTAACCTTTCGACCTTCTATTTTTCATGCACTTCTATGCCAAGTTCAGACGTGTCATTTCAAACAAAACAGATACTTGTCATTTCGAACAAATTCA
This portion of the Zea mays cultivar B73 chromosome 2, Zm-B73-REFERENCE-NAM-5.0, whole genome shotgun sequence genome encodes:
- the LOC100279217 gene encoding homeobox-leucine zipper protein ROC2 isoform X2, translating into MMIPARHMPPTMIVRNGGAAYGSSSALSLGQPNLMDNQQLQFQQALQQQHLLLDQIPATTAESCDNTGRGGGGRGSDPLADEFESKSGSENVDGVSVDDQDDPNQRPSKKKRYHRHTLHQIQEMEAFFKECPHPDDKQRKELSRELGLVPLQVKFWFQNKRTQMKNQHERQENSQLRAENEKLRAENMRYKEALSSASCPNCGGPAALGEMSFDEHHLRVENARLREEIDRISAIAAKYVGKPMVSFPVLSSPLAGARPSPLDIDSGGVLGGAATYGGAADIFGGGGGVAACGAARDCDKPMIVELAVTAMEELVRMAQLDEPLWNAPAGGHDGSAETLNEEEYARMFVPAGGLGLKKQYGFKSEASRDSSVVIMTHASLVEILMDVNQYATVFSSIVSRAATLEVLSTGVAGNYNGALQVMSVEFQVPSPLVPTRDSYFVRYCKQNADGTWAVVDVSLDTSSVLKCRRRPSGCLIQEMPNGYSKVTWVEHVEVDDRSVNGIYKLLVDSGLAFGARRWVGTLDRQCERLASVMASNIPTSDIGVITSTEGRKSMLKLAERMVTSFCGGVTASAAHQWTTLSGSGADDVRVMTRKSVDDPGRPPGIVLNAATSFWLPITPKRVFDFLRDESSRSEWDILSNGGVVQEMAHIANGRDHGNCVSLLRVNSTNSTQSNMLILQESCTDASGSYVIYAPVDVVAMNVVLNGGDPDYVALLPSGFAILPDGPSGSSNMQGGGGGGVGSGGSLLTVAFQILVDSVPTAKLSLGSVATVNSLIARTVERIKAAVSGESVTQQ
- the LOC100279217 gene encoding homeobox-leucine zipper protein ROC2 isoform X1 — protein: MMIPARHMPPTMIVRNGGAAYGSSSALSLGQPNLMDNQQLQFQQALQQQHLLLDQIPATTAESCDNTGRGGGGRGSDPLADEFESKSGSENVDGVSVDDQDDPNQRPSKKKRYHRHTLHQIQEMEAFFKECPHPDDKQRKELSRELGLVPLQVKFWFQNKRTQMKNQHERQENSQLRAENEKLRAENMRYKEALSSASCPNCGGPAALGEMSFDEHHLRVENARLREEIDRISAIAAKYVGKPMVSFPVLSSPLAGARPSPLDIDSGGVLGGAATYGGAADIFGGGGGVAACGAARDCDKPMIVELAVTAMEELVRMAQLDEPLWNAPAGGHDGSAETLNEEEYARMFVPAGGLGLKKQYGFKSEASRDSSVVIMTHASLVEILMDVNQYATVFSSIVSRAATLEVLSTGVAGNYNGALQVMSVEFQVPSPLVPTRDSYFVRYCKQNADGTWAVVDVSLDTSSVLKCRRRPSGCLIQEMPNGYSKVTWVEHVEVDDRSVNGIYKLLVDSGLAFGARRWVGTLDRQCERLASVMASNIPTSDIGVITSTEGRKSMLKLAERMVTSFCGGVTASAAHQWTTLSGSGADDVRVMTRKSVDDPGRPPGIVLNAATSFWLPITPKRVFDFLRDESSRSEARTRAPTHTQFFFNREHVLPSYEPPFLFFFFLFLQWDILSNGGVVQEMAHIANGRDHGNCVSLLRVNQSTNSTQSNMLILQESCTDASGSYVIYAPVDVVAMNVVLNGGDPDYVALLPSGFAILPDGPSGSSNMQGGGGGGVGSGGSLLTVAFQILVDSVPTAKLSLGSVATVNSLIARTVERIKAAVSGESVTQQ
- the LOC100279217 gene encoding Homeobox-leucine zipper protein ROC2, which produces MMIPARHMPPTMIVRNGGAAYGSSSALSLGQPNLMDNQQLQFQQALQQQHLLLDQIPATTAESCDNTGRGGGGRGSDPLADEFESKSGSENVDGVSVDDQDDPNQRPSKKKRYHRHTLHQIQEMEAFFKECPHPDDKQRKELSRELGLVPLQVKFWFQNKRTQMKNQHERQENSQLRAENEKLRAENMRYKEALSSASCPNCGGPAALGEMSFDEHHLRVENARLREEIDRISAIAAKYVGKPMVSFPVLSSPLAGARPSPLDIDSGGVLGGAATYGGAADIFGGGGGVAACGAARDCDKPMIVELAVTAMEELVRMAQLDEPLWNAPAGGHDGSAETLNEEEYARMFVPAGGLGLKKQYGFKSEASRDSSVVIMTHASLVEILMDVNQYATVFSSIVSRAATLEVLSTGVAGNYNGALQVMSVEFQVPSPLVPTRDSYFVRYCKQNADGTWAVVDVSLDTSSVLKCRRRPSGCLIQEMPNGYSKVTWVEHVEVDDRSVNGIYKLLVDSGLAFGARRWVGTLDRQCERLASVMASNIPTSDIGVITSTEGRKSMLKLAERMVTSFCGGVTASAAHQWTTLSGSGADDVRVMTRKSVDDPGRPPGIVLNAATSFWLPITPKRVFDFLRDESSRSEWDILSNGGVVQEMAHIANGRDHGNCVSLLRVNQSTNSTQSNMLILQESCTDASGSYVIYAPVDVVAMNVVLNGGDPDYVALLPSGFAILPDGPSGSSNMQGGGGGGVGSGGSLLTVAFQILVDSVPTAKLSLGSVATVNSLIARTVERIKAAVSGESVTQQ